Proteins encoded together in one Myxocyprinus asiaticus isolate MX2 ecotype Aquarium Trade chromosome 21, UBuf_Myxa_2, whole genome shotgun sequence window:
- the LOC127412183 gene encoding calmodulin-1, whose amino-acid sequence MADQLTEEQIAEFKEAFSLFDKDGDGTITTKELGTVMRSLGQNPTEAELQDMINEVDADGNGTIDFPEFLTMMARKMKDTDSEEEIREAFRVFDKDGNGYISAAELRHVMTNLGEKLTDEEVDEMIREADIDGDGQVNYEEFVQMMTAK is encoded by the exons ATG GCTGACCAGTTGACAGAAGAACAGATTGCTG AATTCAAAGAGGCTTTCTCACTCTTCGATAAGGACGGCGATGGCACCATCACGACTAAAGAGTTGGGCACTGTCATGCGCTCGCTTGGACAGAATCCAACAGAAGCCGAATTGCAGGACATGATCAATGAAGTGGATGCTGATG GAAATGGGACAATAGACTTCCCGGAGTTCCTCACCATGATGGCGAGGAAGATGAAGGACACGGACAGCGAGGAGGAGATCAGAGAAGCGTTCCGTGTCTTTGATAAG gATGGGAATGGTTACATCAGTGCAGCTGAGTTGCGTCATGTCATGACAAACCTTGGCGAGAAGTTGACTGATGAAGAGGTTGATGAGATGATCAGAGAAGCAGACATTGATGGAGACGGTCAGGTTAACTATGAAG AATTTGTACAGATGATGACGGCGAAATGA